A stretch of Lysobacter sp. K5869 DNA encodes these proteins:
- a CDS encoding beta-ketoacyl synthase N-terminal-like domain-containing protein yields MNVSDKPPAGGQASSHISVSDLEAARLPADAERLATTIVAAQVRALFADAHGECAPTERFAMLRPAHRRWLDACLRHLETYRLVAFDPLTERRCFLIDEAVEALWPRWDAAMPGWCENANHRAYLGLIEACLRKLPDILTGALPATDVVFPESSMHLVEGIYKHNLIADHFNRVLGDTLRAEVAAKAARGERGLRLLEIGAGTGGTTAGLLPMLRGFGDLIEEYCYTDLSKAFLLHAREVYEPEFPALRTAIFDVGKPLSAQSVEGNRYDAVIATNVLHATSDMRETVRNAKALLKRGGMLLINELSAWSWQTHFTFGLLDGWWLYEDEKLRLSGSPCLSPEQWKRLLKAERFLDIRFPAHADHGLGQLVLAARSDGVVRQRLLSPAGPATAALRESAPAAASSALETASAIATSVPAATSAPAGASALIASDDAALRAACALLFRETIAGALRMDAGEIETHKPLEHYGLDSILVVQLTTRFRKLFPDTRSTLFFEVHSIDGLVDFFLEHDREAVVRAASARVATVPVSAESALASMPAPAVSAPVAPAPGKAPDRGDRRRPALRSDAPRPVADAMPSVDAPAQPAARFDVAVIGVSGRYPQAPDLESFWDNLASGRSCASEVPAERWRWQDYYDAGEGAPGTIFTRWGGFLDDIDKFDPLFFRIAPKEAKKIDPQERLFLETSYHAIEDSGYTPATLAAGGKVGVFVGAMNSRYTAQPLFYSIANRVSFLFDFCGPSLAVDSACSSSLTAIHLALDSLYSGMCEAAIAGGVSLIVDPQHMAELTALGMLSQGAQCRSFGRNADGFVDAEGVGAVVLKPLDRALRDGDTIYAVIKGSALNAGGRTHGYTVPNPAAQAEVVASALARAGVDSAEVSYLEAHGTGTALGDPIEVAGLTKAFRAGRRTPSDAGAPRQHCAIGSLKSNIGHCESAAGIAALTKVLLQFRHEQLVPTLHADEVNDEIDFSKTPFHLQRMLAPWLRPVLGEAGAAREVPRIAGISSFGAGGANAHLVLQEPPSAPADTDALSQRDNDGACLVPLSARTPEQLHRKVERLLAFLQRDSGDIALRDIAYTLQVGREAMGERIAFVASSLDDLRRQMQALSPAAHSGSGPHRGDVRAHKEFLAACNADPAFGERRDGWLIQRDWARIAEHWVKGVEIDWARLHAGARPRRIPLPTYPFARDRHWVEPQRTLGSARTAAAAHPLLQRNTSTLRGPAYSVVLKGDERFLIDNADGRRRLPALLCLEMARAAIASAYPDDVAARELRFENVVVDDAIVVDAGCELHIALLPDTDDALDFEIYTTRSGVERVHCQGRASFAAPDAHAQIDLPALAARLARGVPVTAAQDRLATLGMPGLRAHRLARTGREVLLEFAAETAGAEPWTLPPEALASVPLAAAWLLDELGQTPAAPSDVALRAVRTVRLWSGGDRPAYLVLSHRNDDYARFDVALYDAHGKPCLRADGLHLEWISAFDDAPAQPPERSGALREGAAQAAATASAEIAAPTLALSASGSRIAFLPPETSSGTHARAGAVAAKPNAMRLREVGQIDAVPAASPTAASRVALLSPDADNGAGASTACVELRGHGGGVFSIELLQAALDNAVVAQTLRALEHLRERDDTRLVLFVGAETELLHASPDGLDDAVAAGLYRAVVEFPLPTVAVLGAGADGPGFLLGALCDFMICAHESRYGFSDARNGAQPTAAEAELLAARFGEAWAQDLIYVSGALSGRELVRKGWTVPVVARDRTMAAALALAERIATKPRDSLHLLKTHMAEVLRDGVSRLSSHDDRATANASDAPLSATLPATLPQARPAIAVERLSDATVSVRFAGSAADTAPADSLRDLRATLAELAQRAGGASVVLRSDLDGFLPDIGDAAEAQRVDAELAALQLVLCEYPSPVVVAFEGDAGGAGWLLGLSADACVHAEHGRYSIDSLWRHPSLLRRAAALFDHRLGANRAKRCLFEPAAVVGAELASAAAVVSGDAAEVLAQASALAAAFPLRDPALRARRRAAVLARLADAFAVWEAAECDADRIAARRPMPEFPAIETELRDNGVLIVRMVDREAKNMFSPALVRGLEEVFAHIEAAGGYRAVVLCGYDTYFACGGTRDSLLAIQQGSAKFTDTKIYQLPMSCSVPVVAAMQGHAIGGGWTLGMFADLCVFSAESRYISPYMQYGFTPGAGATLIFPATLGPDLARETLFAAVEQSGSELRARGLPHACIPREEVLPHALALADAIAMRAPADVRALKRYFAAPGLAAVEDTYARELAMHAQSFVGKTHALDGVIRHFHSEDAAVPVSATAHKTAAPQQIAQALKDLLATELQMDAAQIDEDTQFVDLGLDSITGVTWVRKINAAYGTRIEATKVYSHPTLRQFRDFVVERIAGAGAVALQVVADAAALAPVTAETALSPIAAPTTAVATQSVAMDAAAAQEDLSIALRHLLAHELHMPEDEIDAHRQFVDLGLDSITGVTWVRKINAAYSTRIEATKVYSHPTLAEFARFLAGLLPARPTQPSSVPTRPVDAGPLAGRARPAARSTHTLASWRNKAARPGRDGNAIAIIGMAGQFPRAGDLDAFWRNIAGGKDCIDIVPPQRWDIERYFSEDISIPGTTNSRWMGVLEDCDAFDPLFFNISPAEAESMDPQQRLMLQSCWHAIENAAIDPRSLSGSRCGVFVGCGATDYHQRSREHQLSSQGFTGAAMSILAARIAYFLNLQGPCLSIDTACSSSLVAIANACDSLAANNCDLALAGGVAVMAGPTMHVKTGQSGMLSVDGRCYAFDHRANGFVPGEGVGALMLKRLADAERDGDIVHAVIRGWGVNQDGKTNGITAPNPVSQTRLMRAVYDRFGIDPEDIQLIEAHGTGTKLGDPIEVEGLTQAFRHYTDKTGYCALGSVKGNIGHSLYAAGVAGALKLALALKHRQLPPAASFERLNPHIDLSGSPFVVNTALKPWPENAKGGRSAVVSSFGFSGTNAHLVLEAAPERAPRPAMGREVAARPAFIPLSARTIEQLRQRAQSLADFLAARIADDAQIALHDIAYTLQVGREPMEERCALIAHSPAELEARLRAFAAERASADVHLGNGLSRGGKLAFIGQDPDLKAALIDTCLRDNKLDKLAELWVDGLDLPWAKLHSADAGGAPRRVELPLYPFARERYWLEDDASAAQRSEGAAPKLHPLLHVNASTLRQQRYRSTFDGSENFLSDHRVRLGEGRVAPVLPGVAYLEMAAAAIADALPDAFADAAPAHAASPARLTLRDVVWWQPIVVDGPMAVEIELGVEDGGAIAFQVASGSGDGRVLHCQGEACFVDAAGERMADAGLLASAQRGERWNGDEIYAAFAGMGLHYGPAHRGIRAISRVGDKRVAELALPVVAGDAYRMPPGIMDSALQACIGFLPSLQTLPQTPSVPFTLRSLTLHAPCPAQVAVVLTPAMGNIDGSGEAAAVDSCDVSIFGTDGALCIDIRGFGWRPVDGSRGASGSDRAEDFDGAGSLDAKELPDDARRLNEAEMFDETFYRELLDSISRKDVSAEDAVELGLPS; encoded by the coding sequence ATGAACGTATCGGACAAACCTCCCGCGGGAGGTCAAGCGTCGTCGCATATCTCCGTTTCCGATCTGGAAGCCGCACGGCTGCCGGCCGATGCCGAGCGCCTCGCTACCACGATCGTGGCCGCCCAGGTGCGTGCGCTGTTCGCCGATGCGCACGGCGAATGCGCGCCCACCGAACGCTTCGCCATGCTGCGCCCCGCGCACCGTCGCTGGCTCGATGCCTGTCTGCGTCATCTGGAAACGTATCGACTCGTCGCCTTCGATCCGCTCACGGAGCGTCGCTGTTTTCTCATCGACGAAGCCGTCGAAGCGCTGTGGCCGCGTTGGGACGCGGCGATGCCGGGCTGGTGCGAGAACGCCAACCATCGCGCCTATCTGGGCTTGATCGAAGCCTGCCTGCGCAAGCTGCCCGACATCCTGACAGGAGCCTTGCCCGCCACCGACGTGGTGTTTCCCGAGTCTTCGATGCACTTGGTCGAGGGCATCTACAAGCACAACCTGATCGCCGACCACTTCAATCGCGTGCTCGGCGACACCCTGCGCGCGGAGGTCGCCGCCAAGGCAGCGCGCGGCGAGCGCGGCCTGCGATTGCTCGAAATCGGCGCGGGCACCGGCGGAACCACCGCGGGGCTGCTGCCGATGTTGCGCGGTTTCGGCGACCTGATCGAAGAGTACTGCTACACCGACCTGTCCAAGGCCTTCCTGCTGCACGCGCGGGAGGTCTACGAGCCGGAATTCCCGGCGCTGCGCACCGCGATCTTCGATGTGGGCAAGCCGCTTTCGGCGCAGTCGGTCGAGGGCAACCGCTACGACGCGGTGATCGCGACCAACGTGCTGCACGCCACGTCCGACATGCGCGAGACGGTGCGCAACGCCAAGGCGCTGCTGAAGCGCGGGGGCATGCTGCTGATCAACGAGCTCAGCGCATGGTCGTGGCAGACGCACTTCACGTTCGGCCTGCTCGACGGATGGTGGCTGTACGAGGACGAGAAGCTGCGCCTGAGCGGCAGCCCGTGCTTGTCGCCGGAGCAGTGGAAACGGCTGCTGAAAGCGGAGCGTTTCCTCGATATCCGCTTTCCGGCTCACGCAGATCATGGGCTCGGCCAACTGGTGCTGGCGGCGAGAAGCGATGGCGTCGTTCGCCAGCGTCTGCTGTCGCCGGCCGGGCCCGCGACGGCGGCGCTTCGCGAGAGCGCACCGGCCGCCGCGTCGTCGGCGCTCGAGACGGCTTCCGCGATCGCGACGTCCGTGCCCGCGGCGACTTCCGCGCCGGCCGGCGCCAGTGCGCTGATCGCCTCCGACGATGCCGCATTGCGCGCGGCCTGTGCGCTGCTGTTCCGGGAGACGATCGCGGGCGCGCTTCGCATGGACGCGGGCGAGATCGAAACCCACAAGCCCTTGGAACACTACGGGCTGGACAGCATTCTGGTCGTGCAGCTGACCACGCGCTTCCGCAAGCTTTTCCCGGACACGCGCAGCACGCTGTTCTTCGAAGTGCACAGCATCGACGGTCTGGTCGACTTTTTCCTGGAACACGATCGGGAAGCCGTCGTGCGCGCGGCGTCCGCGCGCGTGGCTACGGTGCCGGTGTCCGCTGAGTCTGCGCTCGCATCCATGCCCGCGCCGGCCGTATCGGCGCCTGTCGCGCCGGCTCCGGGCAAGGCGCCGGATCGCGGCGACCGCCGACGGCCGGCGCTGCGCAGCGACGCGCCGCGGCCCGTAGCGGATGCAATGCCTTCCGTCGACGCACCCGCGCAGCCCGCGGCGCGCTTCGATGTCGCCGTCATCGGCGTAAGCGGCCGCTATCCGCAGGCACCCGATCTCGAATCGTTCTGGGACAACCTGGCGTCAGGGCGCAGCTGCGCGAGCGAAGTGCCCGCCGAGCGTTGGCGCTGGCAGGACTACTACGATGCAGGGGAAGGCGCGCCCGGAACAATTTTCACCCGCTGGGGCGGCTTCCTCGACGACATCGACAAGTTCGATCCGTTGTTCTTCCGGATCGCGCCGAAGGAAGCGAAGAAGATCGATCCGCAGGAACGCCTGTTCCTGGAAACCAGCTATCACGCGATCGAGGACAGCGGCTACACGCCCGCGACGCTCGCTGCGGGCGGCAAGGTCGGCGTGTTCGTCGGCGCGATGAATTCGCGCTACACCGCGCAGCCGCTGTTCTACTCGATCGCGAACCGGGTCTCGTTCCTGTTCGATTTCTGCGGCCCTTCGCTCGCGGTGGACAGCGCCTGTTCTTCGTCGCTCACCGCGATCCATCTCGCCTTGGACAGCCTGTACAGCGGCATGTGCGAGGCCGCGATCGCCGGCGGCGTCAGTCTGATCGTCGATCCGCAGCACATGGCGGAACTCACCGCGCTCGGAATGCTCTCGCAGGGGGCGCAGTGCCGCTCCTTCGGCCGCAACGCCGACGGCTTCGTCGATGCCGAGGGCGTCGGCGCGGTGGTGCTCAAGCCGCTGGACCGGGCCCTGCGCGACGGGGACACGATCTACGCGGTGATCAAGGGCAGCGCGCTGAACGCCGGCGGCCGCACCCACGGCTACACGGTGCCCAACCCGGCCGCGCAGGCGGAGGTGGTGGCATCCGCGTTGGCTCGCGCCGGCGTCGATTCCGCCGAAGTGAGCTACCTCGAGGCCCACGGCACCGGCACCGCGCTCGGCGATCCGATCGAAGTCGCCGGCCTGACCAAGGCGTTCCGAGCCGGCCGCCGCACGCCTTCCGATGCCGGCGCGCCGCGCCAGCACTGCGCCATCGGCTCGTTGAAATCCAATATCGGTCATTGCGAGTCGGCCGCCGGCATCGCGGCCCTGACCAAGGTGTTGTTGCAGTTCCGGCATGAGCAACTGGTGCCGACCCTGCACGCGGACGAAGTCAACGACGAGATCGATTTCTCGAAGACGCCGTTCCACCTGCAGCGCATGCTGGCACCCTGGCTCCGGCCGGTACTGGGCGAAGCCGGCGCGGCTCGCGAAGTTCCGCGCATCGCCGGCATCTCGTCCTTCGGCGCCGGCGGGGCCAACGCGCATCTGGTGTTGCAGGAGCCGCCGTCGGCGCCGGCCGATACCGACGCTCTCTCGCAGCGCGACAACGACGGCGCTTGCTTGGTGCCTTTGTCGGCGCGCACACCCGAGCAGTTGCATCGAAAGGTCGAGCGCCTGCTCGCCTTCTTGCAGCGCGATTCCGGCGACATCGCCCTGCGCGACATCGCCTACACCCTGCAGGTCGGGCGCGAGGCGATGGGCGAACGCATCGCCTTCGTCGCCAGTTCGTTGGACGACCTGCGCCGTCAAATGCAGGCGCTGTCGCCGGCCGCGCATTCCGGCTCCGGGCCGCATCGGGGCGATGTGCGCGCGCACAAGGAATTCCTCGCGGCCTGCAACGCCGATCCCGCGTTCGGCGAACGCCGCGACGGCTGGCTGATCCAGCGCGATTGGGCGCGGATCGCGGAGCACTGGGTCAAGGGCGTCGAAATCGACTGGGCGCGGCTGCATGCTGGTGCGCGCCCCAGGCGCATCCCGCTGCCGACTTATCCGTTCGCGCGCGATCGCCACTGGGTCGAGCCGCAACGCACGCTGGGCAGTGCCCGGACGGCCGCGGCGGCTCATCCGCTGTTGCAGCGCAATACTTCGACCCTGCGCGGTCCGGCCTACAGCGTCGTGTTGAAGGGCGATGAGCGCTTCTTGATCGACAACGCCGACGGCCGGCGGCGCTTGCCTGCGCTGCTTTGCCTGGAAATGGCGCGTGCGGCGATCGCGTCGGCGTATCCCGACGATGTGGCCGCGCGCGAATTGCGCTTCGAGAATGTGGTTGTCGACGATGCGATCGTCGTCGACGCCGGCTGCGAACTGCACATCGCGCTGCTGCCCGACACCGACGATGCCCTGGATTTCGAGATCTACACGACTCGAAGCGGCGTCGAGCGCGTGCATTGCCAAGGCCGCGCGTCGTTCGCAGCGCCTGACGCGCACGCACAGATCGACCTACCTGCTCTGGCCGCACGCCTTGCGCGCGGCGTTCCGGTCACTGCCGCTCAAGACCGGCTGGCAACGCTCGGCATGCCCGGCCTGCGCGCGCATCGCCTCGCGCGCACGGGTCGCGAGGTTCTGCTCGAGTTCGCCGCCGAAACAGCCGGCGCCGAGCCGTGGACTCTGCCGCCCGAAGCGCTCGCATCCGTGCCGCTCGCCGCGGCTTGGCTGTTGGACGAACTCGGACAAACGCCCGCTGCGCCGTCCGATGTCGCGTTGCGCGCGGTGCGGACGGTGCGCCTGTGGTCTGGCGGCGATCGGCCTGCCTATCTCGTCCTCAGCCATCGGAACGACGATTACGCGCGCTTCGACGTCGCGCTGTACGACGCGCATGGCAAGCCCTGCCTGCGCGCGGACGGCCTGCATCTGGAATGGATCAGCGCGTTCGACGACGCGCCGGCCCAGCCGCCGGAGCGGAGCGGGGCGCTACGGGAGGGTGCGGCCCAAGCCGCCGCGACCGCTTCCGCGGAAATCGCCGCGCCGACGCTGGCCTTGTCCGCGTCCGGGTCGCGCATCGCCTTCCTACCGCCCGAGACGTCTTCGGGGACGCACGCGCGCGCCGGCGCGGTCGCGGCCAAGCCCAACGCCATGCGATTGCGCGAGGTCGGCCAGATCGATGCCGTGCCGGCAGCATCGCCGACCGCCGCATCCCGGGTCGCGTTGCTGTCGCCGGACGCCGATAACGGTGCGGGCGCGTCGACGGCTTGCGTGGAATTGCGCGGACATGGCGGCGGCGTGTTCTCCATCGAACTACTGCAAGCCGCGCTCGATAACGCGGTCGTCGCGCAAACGCTGCGGGCGCTCGAACATCTGCGCGAGCGCGACGATACCCGTCTGGTGCTGTTCGTCGGCGCCGAAACCGAGCTCCTGCATGCCAGCCCCGATGGTCTCGACGACGCCGTCGCGGCCGGGCTGTATCGCGCCGTGGTCGAGTTTCCGTTGCCGACCGTCGCGGTGCTGGGCGCGGGCGCCGACGGCCCCGGCTTCCTGCTCGGCGCGCTTTGCGATTTCATGATCTGCGCGCACGAATCGCGCTACGGCTTTTCCGATGCCCGGAACGGCGCGCAACCCACCGCCGCGGAAGCGGAGCTGCTGGCGGCGCGCTTCGGTGAGGCCTGGGCGCAGGATCTGATCTACGTCAGCGGCGCTCTGAGCGGGCGTGAGCTGGTGCGGAAGGGCTGGACCGTTCCTGTCGTCGCGCGCGACCGCACGATGGCCGCGGCGCTGGCGCTCGCCGAGCGCATCGCGACCAAGCCACGGGATTCGCTGCACCTGCTGAAGACGCACATGGCCGAGGTGTTGCGGGACGGCGTGTCGCGTCTGAGTTCGCACGACGACAGGGCGACCGCGAACGCGTCCGATGCGCCGCTTTCCGCGACGCTACCCGCGACATTGCCGCAGGCGCGGCCGGCCATCGCGGTCGAGCGCCTGTCCGATGCGACCGTTTCGGTGCGCTTCGCGGGCAGCGCCGCCGACACCGCCCCGGCCGACTCGCTGCGCGATCTGCGCGCGACGCTGGCCGAACTGGCACAGCGCGCCGGCGGTGCTTCGGTCGTACTGCGCAGCGATCTCGACGGGTTCCTGCCCGACATCGGCGACGCCGCCGAAGCGCAGCGGGTCGATGCCGAACTGGCGGCGCTTCAGCTGGTTTTGTGCGAATACCCGTCGCCGGTCGTCGTCGCCTTCGAAGGCGATGCCGGCGGCGCCGGCTGGCTGCTGGGATTGAGCGCGGACGCTTGCGTCCACGCCGAACATGGGCGCTATTCGATCGACTCGCTTTGGCGCCATCCATCGCTGTTGCGCCGCGCGGCGGCGTTGTTCGACCACCGCTTGGGCGCCAATCGCGCGAAGCGTTGTCTGTTCGAGCCGGCGGCGGTCGTCGGGGCCGAATTGGCGTCCGCGGCGGCGGTCGTGAGCGGCGATGCCGCCGAGGTGCTGGCGCAGGCATCAGCGCTGGCGGCTGCGTTTCCGTTGCGCGATCCCGCGCTGCGCGCGCGTCGCCGCGCCGCTGTTCTGGCCCGGCTTGCGGACGCGTTCGCCGTATGGGAGGCGGCCGAGTGCGACGCCGACCGGATCGCGGCGCGGCGGCCCATGCCCGAATTCCCCGCCATCGAGACCGAGTTGCGCGACAACGGTGTGCTGATCGTGCGCATGGTCGATCGCGAGGCGAAGAACATGTTCTCGCCCGCGTTGGTCCGCGGGCTGGAGGAAGTTTTCGCTCACATCGAAGCCGCGGGCGGTTACCGCGCCGTCGTGCTCTGCGGTTACGACACCTATTTCGCTTGCGGCGGCACCCGCGACAGCCTGCTTGCGATCCAGCAGGGCAGCGCCAAGTTCACCGACACGAAGATCTACCAGCTGCCGATGAGTTGCAGCGTGCCGGTCGTAGCCGCCATGCAGGGGCACGCCATCGGCGGCGGCTGGACCTTGGGCATGTTCGCCGATCTGTGCGTGTTCAGCGCCGAAAGCCGCTACATCAGCCCCTACATGCAATACGGCTTCACGCCGGGCGCGGGAGCGACGCTGATCTTCCCGGCCACGCTCGGCCCCGATCTCGCCCGCGAGACGCTGTTCGCCGCGGTCGAGCAAAGCGGCAGCGAACTGCGCGCCAGAGGATTGCCGCACGCCTGCATCCCACGCGAAGAGGTGCTGCCCCATGCGCTGGCGCTGGCCGACGCGATCGCGATGCGTGCGCCGGCCGACGTGCGCGCGCTGAAGCGGTATTTCGCCGCCCCCGGTCTGGCCGCGGTCGAGGACACCTACGCGCGCGAACTGGCGATGCATGCGCAGAGTTTCGTCGGCAAGACGCACGCGCTCGACGGCGTGATCCGCCATTTCCACTCCGAAGACGCCGCCGTTCCTGTGTCGGCCACGGCGCACAAGACCGCGGCGCCGCAGCAGATCGCGCAGGCCCTCAAGGACCTGCTCGCGACCGAGCTGCAGATGGACGCGGCCCAGATCGACGAGGACACGCAGTTCGTCGACCTCGGCCTGGATTCGATCACCGGCGTGACCTGGGTCCGCAAGATCAACGCCGCTTACGGCACCCGGATCGAGGCGACCAAGGTCTATAGCCATCCGACGCTGCGCCAGTTCCGCGATTTCGTCGTCGAGCGCATCGCGGGGGCGGGCGCCGTAGCGCTGCAGGTCGTCGCCGATGCCGCCGCGCTGGCTCCCGTCACCGCGGAAACCGCGCTGTCGCCGATCGCAGCACCGACGACGGCCGTGGCGACACAGTCCGTCGCGATGGATGCCGCAGCTGCGCAGGAAGATCTTTCCATCGCGCTGCGGCACTTGCTCGCGCACGAACTGCACATGCCCGAGGACGAGATCGATGCGCACCGGCAGTTCGTCGATCTCGGCCTGGATTCGATCACCGGGGTGACCTGGGTCCGCAAGATCAACGCCGCTTATAGCACCCGCATCGAAGCGACCAAGGTCTACAGCCATCCGACTCTGGCCGAGTTCGCGCGCTTCCTCGCCGGCCTGCTGCCCGCGCGCCCGACGCAGCCGTCCTCGGTGCCGACGCGACCCGTCGATGCCGGACCGCTCGCCGGCCGCGCGCGCCCGGCCGCGCGCTCGACCCACACCCTGGCCTCGTGGCGGAACAAGGCCGCGCGGCCGGGCAGGGACGGCAACGCCATCGCCATCATCGGCATGGCCGGTCAGTTCCCGCGCGCCGGCGACCTCGACGCGTTCTGGCGCAACATCGCCGGCGGCAAGGACTGCATCGACATCGTGCCGCCGCAGCGCTGGGACATCGAACGCTACTTCAGCGAAGACATCTCGATTCCCGGCACCACCAACAGCCGCTGGATGGGCGTGTTGGAGGACTGCGACGCGTTCGATCCGCTGTTCTTCAACATCTCGCCGGCCGAAGCCGAGAGCATGGACCCGCAGCAGCGGCTGATGCTGCAGAGCTGCTGGCACGCGATCGAGAACGCCGCCATCGACCCGCGCAGCCTGTCGGGCAGCCGCTGCGGCGTGTTCGTCGGCTGCGGCGCGACCGACTACCACCAACGTTCGCGCGAACATCAGCTCAGCAGCCAGGGCTTCACCGGCGCGGCGATGTCGATCCTCGCCGCGCGCATCGCGTATTTCCTGAATCTGCAGGGGCCGTGCCTGTCGATCGACACCGCGTGCTCGTCCTCGCTGGTCGCGATCGCCAACGCTTGCGACAGTCTGGCCGCGAACAACTGCGACCTCGCGCTCGCCGGCGGCGTGGCGGTGATGGCGGGGCCGACGATGCACGTCAAGACCGGCCAGTCCGGTATGCTGTCGGTCGACGGCCGATGTTACGCGTTCGATCATCGCGCGAACGGCTTCGTGCCCGGCGAAGGCGTGGGAGCGCTGATGCTCAAGCGCCTCGCCGACGCCGAGCGCGACGGCGACATCGTCCACGCGGTGATCCGCGGCTGGGGCGTCAACCAAGACGGCAAGACCAACGGCATCACCGCGCCGAACCCGGTATCGCAGACGCGCCTGATGCGCGCCGTCTACGACCGCTTCGGAATCGACCCCGAAGACATCCAACTGATCGAAGCGCACGGCACCGGCACCAAGCTCGGCGATCCGATCGAAGTGGAAGGCCTGACCCAGGCCTTCCGCCACTACACCGACAAGACCGGCTACTGCGCGTTGGGCTCGGTCAAGGGCAACATCGGCCACAGCCTCTACGCGGCCGGCGTCGCCGGCGCGCTCAAGCTGGCGCTGGCGCTCAAGCATCGCCAACTTCCGCCGGCGGCGAGCTTCGAGCGTCTCAACCCGCACATCGATCTGTCCGGCAGCCCGTTCGTGGTCAACACCGCGCTGAAGCCGTGGCCCGAGAACGCGAAGGGCGGGCGCTCGGCGGTGGTCAGTTCCTTCGGTTTCAGCGGCACCAATGCGCATTTGGTGCTGGAAGCTGCGCCAGAACGCGCCCCGCGCCCCGCCATGGGACGCGAAGTCGCGGCACGGCCGGCGTTTATTCCGCTGTCGGCCCGAACCATCGAGCAATTGCGGCAGCGCGCGCAGTCGCTGGCGGATTTTCTGGCCGCGCGCATCGCCGACGACGCGCAGATCGCATTGCACGACATCGCCTACACGCTGCAGGTGGGCAGGGAACCGATGGAAGAGCGCTGCGCGCTGATCGCGCATTCGCCGGCCGAACTCGAAGCGCGGCTGCGCGCGTTCGCCGCGGAGCGGGCCTCCGCGGACGTGCACCTCGGCAACGGCCTGTCGCGCGGCGGAAAACTGGCCTTCATCGGCCAGGACCCCGATCTGAAGGCCGCGCTGATCGATACCTGTCTGCGCGACAACAAGCTCGACAAGCTCGCGGAGCTGTGGGTCGACGGTCTCGATCTTCCGTGGGCGAAACTCCACTCGGCCGATGCCGGCGGCGCGCCGCGACGCGTCGAACTGCCGCTGTATCCGTTCGCACGGGAACGCTATTGGCTGGAAGACGACGCCTCAGCGGCGCAGCGCAGCGAAGGCGCGGCGCCGAAGCTCCATCCGCTGCTGCACGTCAACGCGTCGACCCTGCGCCAGCAACGCTATCGGTCCACGTTCGACGGCAGCGAGAACTTCCTGAGCGATCACCGCGTGCGGTTGGGCGAGGGGCGGGTCGCGCCGGTGCTTCCCGGCGTCGCGTACCTGGAAATGGCGGCGGCGGCGATCGCCGATGCGTTGCCGGACGCCTTCGCGGATGCGGCGCCGGCTCACGCCGCGTCGCCCGCGCGATTGACGCTGCGCGATGTGGTCTGGTGGCAGCCGATCGTGGTGGACGGGCCGATGGCCGTCGAGATCGAACTCGGCGTCGAGGACGGCGGCGCGATCGCTTTCCAGGTCGCGAGCGGTTCGGGCGACGGTCGCGTCCTCCACTGTCAGGGCGAAGCGTGCTTCGTCGACGCGGCCGGCGAGCGCATGGCGGACGCCGGGCTGCTCGCATCCGCGCAGCGCGGCGAGCGATGGAACGGCGATGAGATCTACGCCGCCTTCGCCGGGATGGGACTGCATTACGGTCCTGCGCATCGCGGCATCCGCGCGATTTCGCGGGTGGGCGACAAGCGGGTGGCGGAGCTCGCGCTGCCCGTCGTCGCCGGCGACGCCTACCGCATGCCTCCCGGGATCATGGACTCCGCGTTGCAGGCGTGCATCGGCTTTTTGCCGTCGCTGCAGACGCTTCCGCAAACACCGTCGGTGCCGTTCACGCTGCGCTCGTTGACGCTGCACGCACCGTGTCCGGCGCAAGTCGCCGTCGTATTGACACCTGCGATGGGCAACATCGACGGCAGCGGTGAAGCCGCAGCCGTGGACAGCTGCGATGTTTCCATCTTCGGCACGGACGGTGCGCTTTGCATCGACATCCGCGGCTTCGGCTGGCGGCCGGTGGATGGTTCCAGGGGCGCGAGCGGTTCGGATCGGGCCGAAGATTTTGATGGCGCGGGGAGCCTTGATGCCAAGGAACTTCCCGACGACGCACGCAGGTTGAATGAGGCGGAGATGTTCGACGAAACCTTCTATCGGGAGCTGCTGGACAGCATTTCCAGAAAAGACGTGTCCGCCGAAGACGCCGTCGAACTCGGGTTGCCGTCATGA